Proteins encoded in a region of the Diospyros lotus cultivar Yz01 chromosome 9, ASM1463336v1, whole genome shotgun sequence genome:
- the LOC127809969 gene encoding PLASMODESMATA CALLOSE-BINDING PROTEIN 1-like, producing the protein MTQGISTYLFFFCLPFCSSGLSYEASFPTKAVIIPPENDPAPAVVTVPSSTNPVTITQVLVPFQDPVNLPGPATNPVTTPGTIPGAQPVTNPVTTYPAPSAGVPLMTAPPAAVTGDPAVSGQGWCVARSGTPEAALQAGLDYACGSGGADCATIQQGSSCYEPNTLENHASYAFNSYYQRNPARSSCDFGGTAMITNVNPSSGTCIYPSSSSSSSGPSPMAGTNPSPTTASSSVPALPGFSPPPPVVSTGNPPASGSTAEFYGSPPSIASSTSMAPSLQPFIGCAILVTSLATARLISVQ; encoded by the exons ATGACTCAAGGAATTTCAACTTACCTCTTCTTTTTTTGCCTCCCCTTCTGCTCCTCTG GACTATCCTATGAAGCAAGTTTCCCAACCAAAGCAGTGATCATTCCTCCAGAAAATGATCCAGCACCGGCAGTTGTCACCGTGCCATCATCGACCAATCCTGTCACCATAACACAAGTTCTTGTGCCTTTTCAAGATCCTGTCAATTTGCCGGGACCAGCCACCAATCCGGTTACAACGCCGGGAACAATTCCAGGGGCGCAGCCAGTCACCAACCCGGTAACAACTTACCCAGCTCCATCAGCAGGAGTGCCCTTGATGACAGCTCCTCCAGCTGCAGTAACCGGTGATCCTGCAGTTTCAGGGCAGGGCTGGTGTGTGGCAAGGAGTGGCACACCGGAGGCTGCACTTCAGGCGGGGCTTGATTATGCCTGTGGGAGTGGAGGTGCTGATTGCGCAACGATCCAGCAGGGCTCCAGCTGCTACGAACCAAACACGCTCGAAAACCACGCTTCCTACGCCTTCAACAGCTATTATCAGAGGAACCCTGCTCGATCCAGCTGTGACTTTGGAGGGACAGCCATGATAACCAACGTGAATCCAA GCTCCGGCACCTGCATTTATCCATCCTCATCCTCATCCTCATCAGGTCCATCTCCAATGGCAGGGACGAATCCATCGCCAACAACAGCATCGTCATCAGTACCAGCATTACCTGG CTTCAGTCCTCCTCCCCCAGTGGTAAGTACAGGCAATCCTCCTGCCTCAGGCAGCACAGCAGAGTTCTATGGAAGTCCCCCCAGCATTGCCTCTTCAACATCCATGGCCCCCAGTTTACAACCCTTCATTGGCTGCGCCATTCTAGTAACATCTCTAGCCACGGCAAGATTAATCTCGGTCCAGTAG
- the LOC127809967 gene encoding nuclear envelope-associated protein 2-like isoform X2, giving the protein MASSGGKDIDPLLKDLNEKKQSFRRNVVSLAAELKEVRCRLASQEQSFARETLTRQATETKAKNMEDEMCRLQKSLEERNRQLQAQSSTAEQHLKELDDLRSQLLATQATAEASAASAQSAQDQCSTLLKELNERNSSLKEHEVRVIRLGEQLDLLQKDLQAREFSQKQLKDEVFRIEHDIMQAITNSGASKDCELRKILDEVSPKNFENINRLLTAKDEEIAKLRDEIRMMSAHWKLKTKELESQLEKHKRTDQELKKRVMKLEFCLQEARAQTRKLQRMGERRDKALKELRDQLATKQQGQGRDAGAEKQNFWETSGFKIVASMSMLILVMFSKR; this is encoded by the exons ATGGCGAGTTCAGGGGGGAAAGATATTGACCCGTTGTTGAAGGATCTGAATGAGAAGAAGCAGAGCTTCCGGCGAAACGTCGTGTCGCTGGCGGCGGAACTCAAGGAGGTTCGGTGCCGTCTCGCTTCTCAGGAGCAGTCTTTTGCTCGCGAAACCCTAACGAGACAGGCAA CCGAGACAAAAGCCAAGAACATGGAGGACGAGATGTGTAGACTGCAGAAGAGTTTGGAGGAAAGAAATAGGCAGCTTCAAGCACAATCATCAACTGCCGAACAG CATCTGAAGGAGTTGGATGATCTGAGGTCCCAGCTTTTAGCCACTCAAGCAACTGCAGAAGCAAGTGCGGCATCAGCTCAGTCGGCTCAAGATCAGTGTTCGACACTGTTAAAGGAATTAAATGAGAGGAATAGTTCGTTAAAAGAGCATGAGGTTCGTGTTATTAGGCTGGGAGAGCAGTTAGATCTTCTGCAGAAAGATCTTCAAGCAAGAGAATTCTCTCAAAAACAACTTAAGGATGAAGTTTTCCGAATCGAGCATGATATCATGCAAGCCATAACCAATTCTGGAGCAAGCAAAGATTGTGAACTAAGGAAAATATTAGATGAGGTTTCTCcaaaaaactttgaaaatattaataggCTTTTGACCGCAAAGGATGAAGAAATAGCCAAACTGAGAGATGAGATCAGGATGATGTCTGCTCACTGGAAGCTCAAAACCAAGGAATTGGAATCACAG TTGGAAAAACATAAGAGAACGGATCAAGAGTTAAAAAAGAGGGTAATGAAGTTGGAATTCTGCTTGCAAGAAGCTCGGGCTCAGACACGGAAGCTCCAAAGG ATGGGTGAGCGGCGGGACAAAGCTCTTAAAGAACTCAGGGACCAGCTAGCAACAAAACAGCAGGGTCAGGGTAGAGATGCAGGTGCAGAGAAGCAGAATTTCTGGGAAACTTCTGGTTTCAAAATTGTGGCTTCTATGTCCATGTTGATATTGGTCATGTTCTCGAAGCGGTAA
- the LOC127809967 gene encoding nuclear envelope-associated protein 2-like isoform X1 has protein sequence MASSGGKDIDPLLKDLNEKKQSFRRNVVSLAAELKEVRCRLASQEQSFARETLTRQEAETKAKNMEDEMCRLQKSLEERNRQLQAQSSTAEQHLKELDDLRSQLLATQATAEASAASAQSAQDQCSTLLKELNERNSSLKEHEVRVIRLGEQLDLLQKDLQAREFSQKQLKDEVFRIEHDIMQAITNSGASKDCELRKILDEVSPKNFENINRLLTAKDEEIAKLRDEIRMMSAHWKLKTKELESQLEKHKRTDQELKKRVMKLEFCLQEARAQTRKLQRMGERRDKALKELRDQLATKQQGQGRDAGAEKQNFWETSGFKIVASMSMLILVMFSKR, from the exons ATGGCGAGTTCAGGGGGGAAAGATATTGACCCGTTGTTGAAGGATCTGAATGAGAAGAAGCAGAGCTTCCGGCGAAACGTCGTGTCGCTGGCGGCGGAACTCAAGGAGGTTCGGTGCCGTCTCGCTTCTCAGGAGCAGTCTTTTGCTCGCGAAACCCTAACGAGACAG GAAGCCGAGACAAAAGCCAAGAACATGGAGGACGAGATGTGTAGACTGCAGAAGAGTTTGGAGGAAAGAAATAGGCAGCTTCAAGCACAATCATCAACTGCCGAACAG CATCTGAAGGAGTTGGATGATCTGAGGTCCCAGCTTTTAGCCACTCAAGCAACTGCAGAAGCAAGTGCGGCATCAGCTCAGTCGGCTCAAGATCAGTGTTCGACACTGTTAAAGGAATTAAATGAGAGGAATAGTTCGTTAAAAGAGCATGAGGTTCGTGTTATTAGGCTGGGAGAGCAGTTAGATCTTCTGCAGAAAGATCTTCAAGCAAGAGAATTCTCTCAAAAACAACTTAAGGATGAAGTTTTCCGAATCGAGCATGATATCATGCAAGCCATAACCAATTCTGGAGCAAGCAAAGATTGTGAACTAAGGAAAATATTAGATGAGGTTTCTCcaaaaaactttgaaaatattaataggCTTTTGACCGCAAAGGATGAAGAAATAGCCAAACTGAGAGATGAGATCAGGATGATGTCTGCTCACTGGAAGCTCAAAACCAAGGAATTGGAATCACAG TTGGAAAAACATAAGAGAACGGATCAAGAGTTAAAAAAGAGGGTAATGAAGTTGGAATTCTGCTTGCAAGAAGCTCGGGCTCAGACACGGAAGCTCCAAAGG ATGGGTGAGCGGCGGGACAAAGCTCTTAAAGAACTCAGGGACCAGCTAGCAACAAAACAGCAGGGTCAGGGTAGAGATGCAGGTGCAGAGAAGCAGAATTTCTGGGAAACTTCTGGTTTCAAAATTGTGGCTTCTATGTCCATGTTGATATTGGTCATGTTCTCGAAGCGGTAA
- the LOC127809967 gene encoding nuclear envelope-associated protein 2-like isoform X3 — protein sequence MASSGGKDIDPLLKDLNEKKQSFRRNVVSLAAELKEVRCRLASQEQSFARETLTRQEAETKAKNMEDEMCRLQKSLEERNRQLQAQSSTAEQHLKELDDLRSQLLATQATAEASAASAQSAQDQCSTLLKELNERNSSLKEHEVRVIRLGEQLDLLQKDLQAREFSQKQLKDEVFRIEHDIMQAITNSGASKDCELRKILDEVSPKNFENINRLLTAKDEEIAKLRDEIRMMSAHWKLKTKELESQLEKHKRTDQELKKRVMKLEFCLQEARAQTRKLQRLHFFFPHCNRWVSGGTKLLKNSGTS from the exons ATGGCGAGTTCAGGGGGGAAAGATATTGACCCGTTGTTGAAGGATCTGAATGAGAAGAAGCAGAGCTTCCGGCGAAACGTCGTGTCGCTGGCGGCGGAACTCAAGGAGGTTCGGTGCCGTCTCGCTTCTCAGGAGCAGTCTTTTGCTCGCGAAACCCTAACGAGACAG GAAGCCGAGACAAAAGCCAAGAACATGGAGGACGAGATGTGTAGACTGCAGAAGAGTTTGGAGGAAAGAAATAGGCAGCTTCAAGCACAATCATCAACTGCCGAACAG CATCTGAAGGAGTTGGATGATCTGAGGTCCCAGCTTTTAGCCACTCAAGCAACTGCAGAAGCAAGTGCGGCATCAGCTCAGTCGGCTCAAGATCAGTGTTCGACACTGTTAAAGGAATTAAATGAGAGGAATAGTTCGTTAAAAGAGCATGAGGTTCGTGTTATTAGGCTGGGAGAGCAGTTAGATCTTCTGCAGAAAGATCTTCAAGCAAGAGAATTCTCTCAAAAACAACTTAAGGATGAAGTTTTCCGAATCGAGCATGATATCATGCAAGCCATAACCAATTCTGGAGCAAGCAAAGATTGTGAACTAAGGAAAATATTAGATGAGGTTTCTCcaaaaaactttgaaaatattaataggCTTTTGACCGCAAAGGATGAAGAAATAGCCAAACTGAGAGATGAGATCAGGATGATGTCTGCTCACTGGAAGCTCAAAACCAAGGAATTGGAATCACAG TTGGAAAAACATAAGAGAACGGATCAAGAGTTAAAAAAGAGGGTAATGAAGTTGGAATTCTGCTTGCAAGAAGCTCGGGCTCAGACACGGAAGCTCCAAAGG ctccattttttttttccccattgCAATAGATGGGTGAGCGGCGGGACAAAGCTCTTAAAGAACTCAGGGACCAGCTAG